The Gammaproteobacteria bacterium genome has a segment encoding these proteins:
- a CDS encoding SpoIIE family protein phosphatase: MKNKPDKLRPCLLIADDDAASRLMLKAILEQEGYRVVAVEDGKEAVEAYQQIHPDMILLDVMMPVMDGHEAARRIKRLMGDRFEPILFLTATDKETSLVACIDAGGDDFVTKPYSRVLLKAKIDSLLRMRALYSTVLTQRDELEYHRVSMAQEHDTACAIFDNIVGTAVRDYVGVQVKLTPSAQFSGDVVLSARSPIGALYLLLGDFTGHGLTAAVGTVPVAEIFHSMVQKGFSMSNILSEVNQKLAGMLPTGLFCAAGAVVVEPSGNQLMIWNGGLPDAFIYNQNKGGIRYRIPSSHLPLSVLPSDSMNSHMTMIDIEQGDRLYLYSDGVIEANNTAGEMFGSARLLACMNDSAQDSCFDGINDALNQFLGDEVADDDVTLVEVDLDVQREFKQDENYKAQASKRTASWRFSINLDVNVIRQTDITPLVLQAISELQGLQDFRGQLSIILGELINNSIDYGVLAMDSGMRDTADGYMQYYTLREERMNALGFGAIQIDCEHTPADSGDGGELRVRIEDSGAGFDSILLSKHAADSPAFHGRGVYLVRSLVKSLEYQSGGKVVEFVYQWSNG, translated from the coding sequence ATGAAGAATAAGCCTGATAAGTTGCGTCCATGCCTCTTGATTGCAGATGATGATGCGGCTAGTCGCTTGATGCTAAAGGCTATTCTGGAGCAGGAAGGGTATCGTGTTGTTGCTGTTGAGGATGGAAAAGAGGCCGTTGAGGCTTATCAGCAGATACATCCGGATATGATCCTGTTAGATGTCATGATGCCGGTTATGGATGGGCATGAGGCGGCACGAAGAATCAAACGATTAATGGGCGACAGGTTTGAGCCCATATTATTTTTAACCGCTACTGATAAGGAAACATCTCTCGTTGCCTGTATTGATGCAGGGGGAGATGATTTTGTTACCAAGCCCTATAGTCGCGTTCTGCTGAAGGCAAAGATTGATTCCTTGTTGCGGATGCGAGCCTTGTATTCCACCGTGTTGACGCAACGTGATGAATTGGAATATCACCGGGTTTCTATGGCGCAGGAACATGATACTGCTTGTGCTATTTTTGATAATATTGTCGGGACAGCGGTCAGGGATTATGTTGGCGTTCAGGTCAAGTTAACCCCGAGTGCTCAATTTAGTGGCGATGTGGTGTTATCGGCACGTAGTCCAATCGGTGCGCTGTATCTTTTATTGGGCGATTTTACCGGGCATGGGCTGACAGCGGCAGTGGGTACAGTGCCGGTGGCTGAGATATTTCATTCCATGGTACAAAAGGGATTTTCCATGTCGAATATTCTTTCCGAGGTTAATCAGAAGCTGGCGGGGATGTTGCCTACAGGGTTGTTTTGTGCTGCGGGTGCTGTGGTGGTTGAACCGAGTGGTAATCAATTAATGATCTGGAATGGTGGTTTGCCTGATGCCTTTATCTACAACCAGAATAAGGGAGGCATAAGATACCGTATACCCTCATCACATTTGCCTTTATCGGTATTACCCAGTGATAGTATGAATAGCCACATGACGATGATTGATATAGAGCAGGGTGACAGGCTTTATCTCTATTCCGATGGTGTTATTGAGGCAAATAATACAGCAGGTGAGATGTTTGGTAGCGCTCGTTTGCTGGCATGTATGAATGACTCGGCTCAGGATTCCTGTTTTGATGGTATCAATGATGCGCTGAATCAGTTTTTAGGTGATGAGGTTGCTGATGATGATGTGACTCTGGTTGAGGTTGATCTGGATGTGCAGCGTGAGTTTAAGCAGGATGAAAATTATAAGGCACAGGCAAGCAAGCGAACTGCCAGTTGGCGGTTTTCTATCAATCTGGATGTCAATGTGATTCGTCAGACCGATATTACCCCGCTGGTTTTACAGGCAATATCAGAACTACAGGGTCTACAGGACTTCCGTGGTCAATTATCCATTATCCTGGGGGAGTTAATTAATAATTCGATTGATTATGGCGTGTTGGCGATGGATTCGGGTATGCGGGATACGGCAGATGGTTATATGCAATATTATACCTTGCGTGAAGAACGTATGAATGCCTTGGGTTTTGGTGCTATCCAGATCGATTGTGAGCATACCCCCGCCGACAGTGGTGATGGCGGGGAGCTACGAGTGCGTATTGAGGATAGTGGAGCGGGTTTTGATAGTATCTTGTTGTCGAAACATGCAGCCGATTCACCTGCTTTTCATGGTCGTGGTGTTTATTTAGTGCGTTCTTTAGTTAAATCC
- a CDS encoding STAS domain-containing protein — protein MAVKSSISDDGKMVLIQVDGKFDFSLHRDFREAFNETVGAGVVYIVDLRATEYLDSSALGMLLLLKEHAGGGAGNVTIKNCNSDVLSILKTANFDKLFDIS, from the coding sequence ATGGCAGTTAAATCAAGTATAAGTGATGATGGCAAGATGGTGCTTATTCAGGTGGATGGGAAATTTGATTTTTCATTGCATCGGGATTTTCGTGAGGCGTTTAATGAAACAGTAGGGGCTGGGGTTGTCTATATTGTTGATCTGAGAGCAACGGAATACCTGGATAGTTCAGCATTGGGTATGTTGTTGCTATTGAAGGAGCATGCGGGTGGTGGTGCGGGTAATGTAACGATCAAGAATTGTAATTCAGATGTGTTGAGCATACTTAAGACGGCTAATTTCGACAAGTTATTTGATATTAGCTGA
- a CDS encoding chemotaxis response regulator protein-glutamate methylesterase yields MTVRVLIVDDSALVREMLSRILNEAEDIEVVGTAPDPFIARDKIKRLNPDVLTLDVEMPKMDGITFLGNLMRLRPMPVVMISSLTEKGASITLQAMELGAVDFVPKPKLDVSRGLEDYAELIIEKVRVASKARVRALSSRPKIQKALTADAILGKTNLGKHYRTTDQLIAVGASTGGTEAIREFMEVMPPNAPGIVITQHIPEAFSASFAERVNNACAMTVQEAVNGQQILPGHAYIAPGSHHLMVVRNGARYECKLSDGPPVNRHRPSVDVMFRSMATNVGPNGIAVLLTGMGEDGAAGMEEMRESGAYTFAQDEQSSVVWGMPGAAVARGCVDEEVSLDKMAVSVLKTVNTRAN; encoded by the coding sequence ATGACAGTACGTGTTTTAATTGTGGATGATTCAGCACTGGTGCGAGAGATGTTGAGTCGTATTCTGAATGAGGCAGAGGATATCGAGGTTGTCGGTACAGCCCCTGACCCTTTTATTGCCAGAGACAAGATTAAGCGCTTGAATCCGGATGTGTTGACCCTGGATGTTGAGATGCCAAAGATGGATGGTATTACCTTCCTCGGTAATTTGATGCGTCTGCGCCCGATGCCAGTAGTGATGATATCCAGTCTGACTGAGAAAGGGGCGAGTATTACCCTGCAGGCTATGGAATTGGGTGCGGTTGATTTTGTTCCCAAGCCCAAGCTGGATGTTTCCAGGGGGCTGGAAGATTATGCTGAGTTGATTATTGAAAAGGTCAGGGTGGCATCAAAGGCCAGGGTGCGTGCCCTGAGTAGCAGACCGAAGATACAAAAGGCACTGACGGCTGATGCCATATTGGGCAAGACAAACCTGGGTAAACATTACCGGACTACCGATCAGCTGATTGCTGTTGGTGCATCAACGGGTGGTACTGAAGCTATTCGCGAGTTTATGGAAGTGATGCCGCCAAATGCACCGGGTATTGTGATTACACAACATATCCCCGAAGCATTTAGTGCATCCTTTGCCGAGCGTGTGAATAACGCCTGTGCTATGACAGTACAAGAGGCCGTTAATGGTCAGCAGATCTTGCCGGGACATGCTTATATTGCACCGGGTAGTCATCATCTGATGGTGGTGCGTAACGGTGCGCGTTATGAATGTAAGCTAAGTGATGGCCCGCCAGTTAATCGGCATCGACCCAGTGTCGATGTCATGTTTCGCTCGATGGCTACGAATGTGGGTCCAAACGGGATTGCGGTGTTGTTGACCGGCATGGGTGAGGATGGTGCTGCGGGTATGGAAGAGATGAGGGAATCCGGTGCTTATACCTTTGCCCAGGATGAGCAAAGTAGTGTGGTATGGGGTATGCCGGGGGCAGCAGTAGCGCGAGGTTGTGTTGATGAAGAGGTGTCGCTGGATAAGATGGCTGTATCAGTACTAAAGACAGTTAATACAAGGGCGAATTAG
- the cheD gene encoding chemoreceptor glutamine deamidase CheD: protein MSVIYSNTSNVEIEPALSGFDAIKRYWDRHQNAIVARILPGEFYVTKHDEAVTTVLGSCVSACVRDRIYKIGGMNHFMLPVSLRKEGDSSPRGPSNSAIYGNYAMESLINAILTNGGRRENLEVKLVGGGRVLTEMNNIGRLNIAFIRDYVETEHLKLLAEDLGSTFPRKVAYFPATGRLRVKKMAGMHHKEVVTREETYKHTIEKQDVKTDIELF, encoded by the coding sequence ATGTCAGTCATTTATTCAAATACCTCAAATGTAGAAATTGAACCCGCCTTGTCCGGTTTTGATGCTATCAAGCGTTATTGGGATCGGCATCAAAATGCTATCGTGGCACGTATCCTGCCCGGTGAGTTTTATGTCACAAAGCATGATGAGGCGGTGACGACAGTACTGGGCTCTTGTGTCTCTGCCTGTGTTCGTGATCGTATCTATAAGATTGGTGGCATGAATCATTTCATGTTGCCAGTGAGTCTGCGTAAGGAAGGTGATAGTTCACCCCGGGGGCCAAGTAATTCTGCCATTTATGGTAACTATGCGATGGAATCTCTAATTAATGCCATTTTGACCAATGGTGGGCGACGCGAAAATCTTGAGGTGAAACTGGTCGGCGGTGGTCGTGTCCTGACCGAGATGAATAATATTGGACGTTTGAATATTGCCTTTATCAGAGATTATGTAGAGACCGAACATCTAAAACTGTTGGCAGAGGATCTGGGGAGTACCTTTCCGCGTAAGGTGGCCTATTTCCCAGCAACGGGTCGGTTACGGGTCAAGAAGATGGCAGGAATGCATCATAAAGAGGTTGTTACACGTGAAGAGACATACAAACATACTATTGAGAAACAGGATGTTAAAACGGATATTGAATTATTTTAA
- a CDS encoding protein-glutamate O-methyltransferase CheR — protein MSGREKEFYFDDRDFNRIRKLVKDNAGINLSDTKKDMVYGRLVRRLRQLRIATFSEYCQYLEQHKDQEFESFINSITTNLTAFFREAHHFEYLAKVLNEFQGRDIRIWSAGCSTGEEPYSLAMTVLDTLGANHRVHITATDLDTAVLTTAASGVYAESRINGISSSRMKKYFMRGKGDRSGFVKVKPELGRMISFHQLNLMEEWPMREHFDIIFCRNVVIYFDKETQAVLFDRYANQLNADAYLFIGHSESLNQVTERFQLIGNTVYRRLK, from the coding sequence GTGAGCGGACGTGAAAAAGAATTTTATTTTGATGACAGGGACTTTAACCGTATCCGCAAACTGGTTAAGGACAATGCCGGAATTAATCTTAGTGATACAAAGAAGGATATGGTTTATGGACGTCTGGTCAGACGTCTGCGACAATTAAGAATTGCTACGTTTTCAGAATATTGTCAATATCTTGAACAACATAAAGATCAAGAATTTGAATCTTTTATTAATTCAATTACCACTAATCTGACGGCTTTTTTTCGTGAGGCGCATCACTTTGAATATCTTGCCAAGGTATTGAATGAATTTCAGGGTAGAGATATTCGTATCTGGTCAGCCGGTTGTTCAACGGGTGAAGAACCTTATTCTCTGGCGATGACCGTATTGGATACCCTGGGTGCTAATCATCGGGTGCATATTACCGCAACTGATCTGGATACAGCGGTGTTAACAACAGCTGCTAGCGGGGTTTATGCCGAGAGTAGAATTAATGGCATCTCTTCATCCCGTATGAAGAAGTATTTTATGCGCGGTAAAGGTGATCGCTCGGGTTTTGTTAAGGTAAAGCCGGAGTTGGGGCGAATGATCTCATTTCATCAATTAAACCTGATGGAAGAATGGCCCATGCGAGAGCACTTTGATATTATTTTTTGTCGCAATGTGGTGATTTATTTTGATAAAGAGACCCAAGCGGTATTGTTTGATCGTTATGCCAATCAGTTAAATGCAGATGCCTATTTGTTTATTGGTCATTCAGAATCGCTGAACCAGGTGACTGAACGTTTCCAGTTAATCGGTAATACGGTCTATAGAAGATTAAAGTGA
- a CDS encoding PAS domain S-box protein, translating to MKTNLPVTDNEVLFDDSQMIVSKTDLKGILTYINPYFIEISGFTKAELIGKNHNMVRHPDMPPEAFDDLWDTVKREEPWVGLVKNRCKNGDYYWVVANVTPLRENGRVAEYMSVRTKPTRAQIEEADALYKEINAGRASLAPKGLKKIAVWFDSLTIGKRLLGVSLIGTLLFLVSAFMSYGEMVAMAGDIDGFEAMLLSELGVNALVLLAIFGGMAWLIKSSVLNPMYDTVHQLRRLGEGDYKQDINIRRGGEVGDVLRAVKSTQIKLGFDINDSRQQANASKRIEVALDNVSGNIMMADNEANIIYLNKAVVNMMKNAEDDIKKQLPNFNANELLGANIDIFHAKPEHQRQMLKALTGTHNARIKVGPRTFNLSANPVINDDGRRLGTVVEWADVTEQLDAERQVESIIANAVDGVLDQRIDTSSYEGFMLSIGDGMNRILDTVVRPINVVNEVLQGLANGDLTGTMEGDYSGDFASLQVSINESLSKLQEMVGKIRTTSGTISTGASEIAQGNTNLSQRTEEQAASLQETASSMEEMTSTVKQNADNAHQASQLAMSAREQAEKGGGIVSKAITAMADINSSSKQIAEIIGVIDEIAFQTNLLALNAAVEAARAGEQGRGFAVVASEVRNLAQRSAGAAKEIKDLIKDSVEKVEHGSSLVDGSGKALEEIVTGVKKVSDIVAEIAAASQEQSSGIEQVNQAIMQMDDVTQQNAALVEEAAAAGNSLDEQAAGLRELMNFFTVSDMGDGLSQASVMNTRRSAAPVRPSKKVNKVTASTDNDSEWEEF from the coding sequence ATGAAGACGAATTTACCTGTTACGGATAACGAAGTGCTGTTTGATGATAGCCAGATGATTGTTTCCAAGACGGATCTGAAGGGTATTCTTACCTATATTAATCCGTATTTTATTGAGATTAGTGGGTTTACCAAGGCTGAACTCATTGGTAAGAATCACAATATGGTGCGTCACCCGGATATGCCGCCGGAGGCCTTTGATGATCTATGGGACACAGTAAAGCGAGAGGAACCCTGGGTTGGTCTTGTCAAAAATCGCTGCAAGAATGGTGATTATTACTGGGTGGTCGCCAATGTAACACCGCTACGTGAAAATGGCCGCGTGGCTGAGTATATGTCGGTGCGAACCAAGCCAACACGCGCACAGATTGAAGAGGCTGATGCGCTTTATAAAGAGATCAATGCGGGTCGGGCATCGCTGGCACCTAAAGGTCTTAAGAAGATTGCGGTCTGGTTTGATTCATTAACCATTGGTAAGCGTTTGTTGGGTGTTAGCCTGATTGGTACCCTTTTATTCCTGGTTTCTGCCTTTATGAGCTATGGCGAGATGGTTGCAATGGCGGGTGATATTGATGGCTTTGAGGCCATGTTATTATCAGAGTTGGGTGTTAACGCACTGGTGTTGTTGGCTATATTTGGCGGCATGGCATGGTTGATCAAGAGCAGTGTCCTTAATCCTATGTATGACACTGTTCATCAATTACGACGATTGGGTGAGGGTGATTATAAACAGGATATTAATATCAGACGTGGTGGTGAAGTGGGTGATGTCTTGCGTGCGGTGAAATCAACACAGATCAAACTGGGTTTTGATATTAATGATTCACGCCAACAGGCAAATGCCTCCAAGCGTATTGAGGTGGCACTCGATAATGTCAGTGGCAATATTATGATGGCAGATAATGAGGCGAATATTATCTATCTGAACAAGGCCGTTGTGAATATGATGAAGAATGCAGAGGATGATATTAAGAAACAGTTGCCAAACTTTAATGCCAATGAATTACTGGGTGCCAATATTGATATATTTCATGCCAAGCCGGAGCACCAGCGTCAGATGTTAAAGGCGTTAACCGGGACACATAATGCGCGTATCAAGGTGGGTCCAAGAACCTTTAATCTATCAGCTAACCCTGTGATTAATGATGATGGTCGTCGTCTGGGTACGGTGGTTGAGTGGGCTGATGTAACCGAGCAACTGGATGCCGAGCGTCAGGTGGAAAGTATTATTGCCAACGCGGTGGATGGTGTATTGGATCAACGTATTGATACCTCATCCTATGAGGGCTTTATGCTCAGTATTGGTGATGGTATGAATCGTATTCTGGATACGGTGGTGCGGCCGATTAATGTTGTCAATGAGGTGTTACAAGGTCTTGCCAATGGTGATTTGACCGGGACTATGGAGGGTGATTACTCCGGTGATTTTGCTTCTCTACAGGTATCGATCAATGAATCCTTGAGTAAGTTACAGGAGATGGTTGGCAAGATTCGGACTACCTCGGGTACGATTTCAACCGGAGCCAGTGAGATTGCGCAAGGCAATACCAATCTAAGCCAACGTACTGAAGAGCAGGCGGCCTCTCTGCAAGAAACCGCTTCCAGTATGGAAGAAATGACCTCAACGGTTAAACAGAATGCAGATAATGCCCATCAGGCCAGTCAGCTTGCCATGAGTGCGCGTGAACAGGCTGAGAAGGGGGGGGGTATTGTTAGTAAGGCCATTACAGCAATGGCCGATATTAATAGTTCCAGTAAACAGATTGCAGAGATTATCGGGGTGATTGATGAGATTGCCTTCCAGACTAACTTGTTGGCATTGAATGCAGCGGTTGAGGCGGCACGCGCAGGTGAACAGGGTCGCGGTTTTGCTGTGGTGGCATCCGAAGTGCGTAATCTGGCACAACGCAGTGCCGGTGCTGCCAAGGAGATCAAGGATCTGATTAAGGACAGTGTGGAGAAGGTTGAGCATGGTTCAAGTTTAGTCGATGGATCAGGTAAGGCGCTGGAAGAGATTGTAACCGGGGTTAAGAAGGTGAGCGATATTGTTGCCGAGATTGCCGCAGCTAGTCAGGAGCAGTCATCGGGTATCGAACAGGTCAATCAGGCCATTATGCAGATGGATGATGTGACTCAGCAGAATGCCGCTCTGGTGGAAGAGGCAGCAGCAGCGGGTAATTCATTGGATGAGCAGGCTGCGGGTCTGCGTGAATTAATGAACTTCTTTACCGTTAGTGATATGGGTGACGGCCTGTCACAGGCATCGGTAATGAATACGCGGCGTTCGGCAGCACCTGTTAGACCATCGAAAAAGGTTAATAAGGTCACGGCATCGACAGATAATGATTCTGAGTGGGAAGAATTTTAA
- a CDS encoding purine-binding chemotaxis protein CheW produces MSLSQDVVENVANGDDVDTNQYLTFILADEEYGVDILRVQEIKGYDKVTDIPNTPDYMMGVINLRGTIVPIIDLRRRFTLDLLEYGPTTVVIVMKVVTDNGSRVMGIVVDAVSDVYNVAQDDLQPPPDFGTGISVDFVRGLATVGDNMVIILDIDRLLSDDELKSMDLLSK; encoded by the coding sequence ATGAGTCTATCTCAAGATGTAGTAGAAAATGTAGCTAATGGGGATGATGTTGATACCAATCAGTATCTGACCTTTATTCTGGCTGATGAAGAATATGGTGTTGATATCCTGCGTGTGCAGGAGATTAAGGGCTATGACAAGGTAACGGATATACCGAATACCCCTGATTATATGATGGGTGTAATTAATCTGCGTGGCACTATAGTACCGATTATTGACCTGCGACGACGTTTCACTTTGGATCTGCTTGAGTATGGCCCGACCACGGTTGTTATTGTAATGAAGGTGGTAACGGATAACGGTTCTCGTGTTATGGGCATTGTTGTTGATGCCGTATCCGATGTGTATAACGTGGCACAGGATGATCTGCAGCCACCGCCGGATTTTGGTACCGGTATATCGGTCGATTTTGTTCGTGGCCTGGCAACGGTGGGTGACAATATGGTGATCATATTGGATATTGACCGCTTGTTGAGTGACGATGAATTAAAGTCAATGGATCTATTGAGTAAGTAG
- a CDS encoding chemotaxis protein CheA, translating into MSIDISQFHQIFFEESFEGLEGMENALLAVNDGDDDPELINTIFRAAHSIKGGSATFGFTQVAGFTHVMETLLDQVREGEREITSQAIDLFLASVDLLREMLASAQDGEDLEQERVSAVQGQLEQMMGEDGSPSEAVASVVAVDDNEVTVTGWKVGFKPHLDMMRTGNDPVRILREVSSLGEVKVQVDIEKLPVFIDLDPEECYLAWELEVRGDVSHQQIEEIFEWVDEDCDLQIEALAAAVDAPVQEVSYPDEKREDKKDRRQSTDRRSVGVDRRGKKAAVESTSIRVDTDKIDALINMVGELVITQSMLGQIGESMDDYDPAHLEKLRTGLASLERNTREMQESVMRIRMLPISFVFNRFPRLVHDLSAKLGKEIDLQITGEQTELDKTVMEKIGDPLVHIVRNSLDHGIESVEDRVAAGKSEMGTVNLDAYHQGGNIVIRIADDGRGLNKEKLLEKAIERSLISEDDSLDDSEVYALIFHAGFSTAESVSDLSGRGVGMDVVRRNIEELGGSVQIQSELGVGTTIIIRLPLTLAILDGQLVRVGKEIYIVPLIAIIESLQVGKDQLSKIAGDDELYQLRSEYIPVIRVDRMLGTEPDPVKNSDNILVVVEDQGKKSALAVDELLGQQQVVIKNLKVNYQSVEGVSGATILGTGEVALILDITGIVRLSRSGLATKLRVAG; encoded by the coding sequence ATGAGCATCGATATTAGCCAGTTTCATCAAATCTTTTTTGAAGAAAGTTTTGAAGGGCTGGAGGGTATGGAAAATGCCTTGTTGGCAGTCAATGATGGTGATGATGATCCTGAATTAATTAATACTATTTTTCGTGCCGCCCATTCTATCAAGGGCGGTAGCGCAACCTTCGGTTTTACCCAGGTGGCAGGTTTTACTCATGTCATGGAGACCTTGCTGGATCAGGTGCGCGAGGGTGAACGTGAGATTACCTCACAGGCGATTGATCTGTTTCTGGCATCGGTCGATCTGTTGCGTGAGATGTTGGCTTCGGCTCAGGATGGCGAGGATCTTGAGCAGGAACGTGTGTCTGCGGTTCAGGGGCAATTGGAACAAATGATGGGTGAGGATGGTTCTCCATCTGAGGCTGTGGCCAGTGTTGTGGCTGTGGACGACAATGAGGTCACAGTAACCGGTTGGAAGGTTGGTTTTAAGCCGCATCTGGATATGATGCGTACCGGTAACGATCCGGTCAGGATATTGCGTGAGGTATCGAGTCTGGGCGAGGTTAAGGTGCAGGTTGATATCGAGAAGCTTCCCGTTTTTATAGACCTTGATCCAGAGGAGTGTTACCTGGCCTGGGAACTAGAGGTACGGGGTGATGTCTCGCATCAGCAGATTGAAGAGATCTTCGAGTGGGTTGATGAAGATTGTGATCTACAGATTGAAGCATTAGCCGCTGCTGTTGATGCACCTGTACAGGAGGTTTCTTATCCTGATGAAAAGAGAGAAGATAAAAAGGATAGACGGCAATCAACGGATCGTCGTTCAGTGGGTGTGGATCGCCGGGGTAAAAAGGCAGCGGTAGAGAGTACCTCTATTCGTGTGGATACTGACAAGATTGATGCCTTGATCAATATGGTGGGTGAGCTGGTAATTACTCAGTCCATGTTGGGGCAGATTGGTGAGTCGATGGATGATTATGATCCTGCTCATCTTGAAAAACTACGCACAGGACTGGCTAGTCTGGAACGCAATACCCGTGAGATGCAGGAAAGCGTCATGCGTATTCGTATGTTACCCATCAGTTTTGTATTTAACCGTTTCCCCCGATTGGTTCATGATCTGAGTGCCAAACTGGGTAAGGAGATCGACCTGCAGATTACCGGTGAGCAGACCGAGCTGGATAAGACAGTGATGGAAAAGATCGGTGATCCGCTGGTGCATATTGTGCGCAACTCCCTTGATCATGGTATTGAATCAGTTGAAGATCGAGTGGCAGCAGGTAAGTCTGAGATGGGTACGGTTAACCTTGATGCCTATCATCAGGGTGGCAATATTGTGATTCGAATTGCCGATGATGGACGTGGTCTGAATAAAGAGAAGCTGCTGGAGAAGGCGATTGAACGCAGTTTGATCAGTGAAGATGACAGCCTTGATGATAGCGAGGTTTATGCGCTGATCTTTCATGCCGGTTTCTCTACTGCAGAGTCGGTTAGTGATCTGTCCGGGCGTGGTGTAGGAATGGATGTGGTACGTCGTAACATTGAAGAGCTGGGTGGTTCGGTTCAGATACAGTCTGAGTTAGGTGTGGGGACGACGATTATTATTCGTCTGCCACTGACGTTGGCAATCTTGGATGGGCAGTTGGTGCGGGTTGGTAAAGAGATTTATATTGTGCCACTGATTGCTATTATTGAATCTCTACAAGTGGGTAAGGATCAATTAAGCAAGATTGCAGGTGATGATGAACTCTATCAGTTGCGGAGTGAATATATCCCTGTGATTCGGGTTGACAGGATGTTGGGTACGGAACCTGATCCTGTTAAAAACTCGGATAATATCCTGGTGGTGGTTGAGGATCAGGGCAAGAAGAGTGCGTTGGCAGTGGATGAATTGCTGGGTCAGCAGCAGGTAGTTATTAAAAATCTCAAAGTTAATTATCAATCGGTAGAAGGTGTGTCAGGTGCCACTATTCTGGGTACCGGCGAGGTTGCGCTGATCCTGGATATTACCGGTATTGTACGTCTCAGTCGCAGTGGTCTGGCGACCAAACTGCGGGTTGCAGGCTAA
- a CDS encoding response regulator yields the protein MQTILAVDDSASMRQMVTFTLKGAGYEVIDAVDGVDALEKAKKATVDLVLSDINMPNMDGISLIKELRALPAYKFVPMLMLTTESDTSKKQEGKAAGATGWIVKPFNPEQLLSTIKRVLG from the coding sequence ATGCAAACGATTTTAGCTGTTGATGATTCGGCATCAATGCGTCAGATGGTGACCTTTACCTTAAAGGGTGCGGGTTATGAGGTGATTGATGCCGTGGATGGTGTTGATGCCCTGGAGAAGGCGAAAAAGGCAACAGTGGATCTGGTGTTGTCGGATATTAATATGCCCAATATGGATGGCATTAGTCTGATCAAGGAGCTACGTGCTTTGCCTGCCTACAAGTTTGTGCCTATGCTGATGTTAACCACCGAGAGTGATACCAGTAAGAAGCAGGAGGGTAAGGCCGCGGGTGCGACGGGCTGGATCGTCAAACCCTTTAACCCGGAACAGCTGTTATCCACCATCAAACGCGTATTGGGGTAG
- a CDS encoding STAS domain-containing protein: MTTVSKEEGRVDLGADCGMPNVALLYHQLSDLLTGDQAVTIDASRVTRVDASIIQLLCSFIKAMVDADKAFCWGDVSDAFRDAVVQLGLQEAMGLPA, encoded by the coding sequence GTGACAACAGTCTCAAAGGAAGAGGGTCGAGTCGATCTGGGTGCCGATTGTGGCATGCCCAATGTAGCCTTACTTTACCATCAACTCAGTGATTTATTGACGGGTGATCAAGCGGTAACGATTGATGCCAGTCGGGTTACGCGTGTTGATGCCTCTATTATTCAACTTTTGTGTTCTTTTATTAAGGCGATGGTCGATGCTGACAAGGCTTTTTGCTGGGGCGATGTCTCGGATGCCTTTCGTGATGCTGTTGTTCAGTTGGGTCTGCAGGAAGCAATGGGCTTACCCGCGTAA